The Streptomyces sp. NBC_00435 nucleotide sequence GCCGCTCGTGGCGGTGAGTAAGCCCCCGAGAGCCCACAGAGCCCTCATTCGGCCGATGCGGCACTCCCGGGCGGGGGTGTATGCGGCCATCCGGGCACCACGCGCGGGCGGTCCGTTCGCGGCGGCGCCCGGTCACCGGCCGCGGCGCCCGTCCGGCACCGGTGCGTCATGCGGTGGCCTGCGTGCCGCTGCCGTGCCGTATGCGTCCGGCATCCGTGCGGCACGCCTGCGGCATCCGTGCGCGGGAACGCAAAGCGTCTGTCGCACCTGCCGTATGAGCCGTCCAAGCCCAGTGCGATGATGGGCCGGCCATGACTGCCCCCCACGCGACGCAGGCCGGATCCGGCCTCAGGCTGATCCGGGCCGCGGTGTTCACCGCGGTCTGTGTCGTGCTGTCCGCGGCCGGGCACGCACTGGCCTCCTGCGCGACGGTGCCCTGGTGGTCGCTCTGCGCCGGATTCCTCGCCGTCTTCGCGGTCGCGGCCCCCCTCGCGGGACGCCGCCGCTCGCTGCCCGGCATCGTCGCCTCGCTGGCGGGCGGACAGTTCGCCCTGCACACGCTGTTCGGCCTCGGCCAGCACACCGCCCCGGCGGGCGGCGGCGCCTCCTCGGACACCTCGCTCGCGGCGCTGGCCGCCCAGCTGGTGTGCGGGGGCAACTCCGTTCCACCCGGTCCGGCGGATGCCCGGCGGATTCTGGAGAGCGCCGGCCTGGACCCGGACACCATGGCCGCGCGGGCCGGGACGTCGGGGCATCCGCTCCACGCCCACATGGGGCAGGGCCTCGTGGAGCCGGCCGGCGGGCTGGTCGGCCTGTTCACCCCCGCCATGCTCATCGGGCACCTGCTGGCCGCGCTCGCCGCCGGCTGGCTGCTCGGTCGCGGGGACGCCGCGCTGTTCCGTCTCCTCGAACTGTCCAGGCTCTCCGCCGGAGCCGGCCCGGTACGCCCGCTGCGTGCCGCGCTGGCCTACGTACGGACCCTCGGCGCGGGTCTGCCGCGCACGCCGGCCCGTACCGCACGAGCGGCCAGGCACTCCGCCGGCTCCGCCGTCTCCACGGGCCGGGACGCGCTCCAGCACACGGTGATCAGGCGCGGGCCGCCCATGGGGTTGGCCCTCGCAGCCTGAAGCGGCACCTCTCCTCCCCGGGACACCCGACGGGAGCACCGGTGCCGCGAACTCCGTGCGCGCCGCGCGCGGAGCCACCGTCACCACAGCTTCCGTGGAGTTTCTGCCATGAAGACCTCTCGCGTCTCCTTCGCCGCCGCCCTCGCCGCCGGTTCCGTCCTCCTCCTCTCCGGCACCGCCTTCGCCCACGTCGGCGTGCAGCCCGGCGAGGCCGCCAAGGGCGGCTACGCGACGATCAACTTCAAGGTCCCCAACGAGCGCGACGCCGCCTCGACCACCCAGCTCGAGGTCAACTTCCCGGTCGACCAGCCGCTGTCCTCCGTCATGCCGCAGGACGTCCCCGGCTGGACCGTGAACGTCGAGAAGACCAAGCTCGACAAGCCGCTCACCGTGCACGGCAAGCAGATCAACGAGGCCGTGACCAAGGTGACCTGGTCGGGCGGCAAGATCGAGCCCGGCAAGTTCCAGCAGTTCCCGCTCTCCCTCGGCAAGCTGCCGGACAACGCCGACAAGATGGTCTTCAAGGCGATCCAGACCTACGACAACGGCGAGGTCGTCCGCTGGATCGAAGAGTCCAAGGAAGGCGCCGCGGAGCCGCAGAACCCGGCGCCCGTCCTGAAGCTGACCGCCGCCCCGGCCGCGGGTGACGACCACCACGACGACGCGAAGAAGACGGACGGCGACAAGAACGGGGCCGCCGCCGGCCACGAGGGCAGCCACGACGAGGCCGCCAAGAGCGGTTCCGACACGACCGCGCGCGCCCTGGGCATCGCCGGCATCGTCATCGGACTCGGTGGCGTGGCCTTCGGCATCGCCTCGCGCCGTCGCACTTCCTGACCTGCCGATCCCGCGCGTCCGGCCGGCCGTTGCGGCCCGGCCGGGGCCGCGGATCCACCCGTACCACCCCCGAACTCAGGGACATTCCCATGCGCACCACACGTGTGACGCTCGCCGCCCTCGTGACGGCGGGCGCGCTCGCTCTCACCGCCTGCGGCGGTGAGACGGCCAACACCGGCAAGGTCACTCAGATCAGCGAGAGCCAGGTCAAAGTCGGCTCCGCGACCGTGCTCGACCGCCCCTTCGACAAGCCGGACGTCGTCCTCACGGACACCACCGGCAAGCCGTGGAACCTGCGGGAGCAGACCAAGGGCAAGCCGACGCTCATCTACTTCGGCTACACCCACTGCCCCGACGTGTGCCCCCTGACGATGAGCAACATCGCCGTCGCCAAGAAGGCACTCCCCAAGGCCGACCAGGACAAGCTCCAGGTCGTCTTCATCACCACCGACCCAGAACGGGACACTCCCGAATCCCTCGGCGCGTGGCTCAAGGCCCAGGACCCGGCATTCACCGGGCTGACCGGGGACTTCGCCACCATCCAGGCCGCCGCGCGCACGCTCGGCATCGGTATCGAGGCCGCCACGACGGATGCCAACGGCAACGTCGTCTCCATGCACGGCGCCCAGGTCATCGCTTTCTCGCCCAAGACCGACGAGGGATACCTCCTCTACGGCGAGAGCACCACCGTCGATGACTACACCAAGGACCTGCCGAAGATCGTCAAGGGAGCGAACCCGTGACCGCCCGCACCACCCGCGCCCTCGCCGCCGCCCTCTCCCTGACGGCCACGCTCGCCATATCCGGCTGTTCCTCGGACTCCAAGGACTCCGGCACCGACGCGGTCGGCGCCAAGCCGGAACTGACGGTCAGCGGCGGCTACATGCCGCAGCCCGTGAACGCCGAGATGGCCGGCGCGTTCATGGTCATCAAGAACGGCTCCAAGACCCCCGACAAGCTGACCGGTGTCACGAGCCCGCTCTCCGACGATCTGCAGATCCACGAGACCAAGGATCAGAAGATGCAGCAGGTGCATTCCATGGACGTGCCCGCTAAGGGCGATCTCAAGCTGGAACGCGGCGGCAGCCACGTGATGTTCATGGGGCTCAAGAACACCCCCAAGGTCGGCGACAAGGTCACCGTCGAGCTGCGCTTCGAGAAGTCCGGCCCGATCAAGGTCGAGCTGGACGTCAAGGAGCGGACGTACAAGGCCGACAACTCCACCGCCCGCTGACGGACCGAGGGACTGACACGCCATGACGGCCACCGCCCCGACCCCATCCACGGACCGCGTCCGCGCCACGGCACTGCTGCCGCGGCTCACGCTGGTCCTCGCGGCCCTGCTGGCAGCCTTCTTCGCCACGGCCACCCCGGCCTCGGCGCACGCCGCGCTCACCGCGAGCGACCCGGTGGACGGGGCGGTGGTCGCCACGGCGCCCGCCCAGGTCTCGCTCTCCTTCTCCGAGGGGGTCGCCATGAACGGCGACTCCATCCGCGTCCTGGACCCCCGGGGCAAGCGCGTCGACACCGGTGAACTGCGCGACCTCTGCAGCGGGAACACCATCCGCTACGGCACCGCACTGCGCCCGGGGCTGCCCGACGGCACTTACACGGTCGCCTGGCAGGCCATATCCGCCGACAGCCACCCGGTCTCCGGCGCCTTCACCTTCTCGGTCGGAGCCCCCTCGGAGACTGCCGTCTCGCTGCCCTCGCGGGCCGCGGGCGACGGCCCCGTCGCCATCGCCTACGGCATCGCGCGCTACGTGGCCTACGCCGGGTTCGCGGTGCTGGTCGGCGCCTCCGCGTTCATCCTGCTGTGCTGGCGCCGGGGCGCCGCCGAGCGACCGATGCAGACGCTGGTCGTACGGGCCTGGGTCGCGCTCACCGTGGCCACCCTCGCGATGCTGATGCTCCGCACCCCGTACACCGGGTCCGGGAACTTCGCCGACGCCTTCGACCTCTCCGGGCTGAAGAGCGTCCTGGAGACCAAGTCCGGCGCCTCGCTCGTCTCCCGGCTGCTCCTGCTCGGCGCCGCCGCGCTGTTCATCACCGTCCTGTTCGGCTCCTACGCCCGGCGCCACCGGAGCGCGGAGGAATCGGAGGCCTCGGTCTCTGGGGACGCTGCGGGCTTTGGGGACGCTGCGGGCTCCGCGGGCTCTCCGGATGGGGACGCCAAGGAGGAGAGCGACCTCGTCTTCGGGCTCGGCATCGGCGGGGCCGTCGTAGCCGCCGGTATCGCCGCCACCTGGGCCCTGTCGGAGCACGCCTCCACCGGAATCCAGCCGGCCATCGCCATGCCCGTGGACATCCTGCACCTGCTGGCCGTCGCCACCTGGCTCGGCGGACTCACCGCACTGCTGGTCGCGCTGCACAAGGTTCCCGGGATCGAGCGTGAGGCCATCCGGCGCTTCTCCGCCGTCGCGTTCACCAGCGTTGTCGTACTGGCGGCCACCGGCACCTACCAGTCCTGGCGCCAGGTCGGCAGCTGGTCCGCCCTGACCGGGACCGACTACGGGCGGCTCCTGCTCCTGAAGATCGGCCTCGTCGGGGTAGTCGTCGCCATCGCCTACGTCTCCCGCAAGTGGACCTCCCGCCTCGCCGGGTCGGGCCAGGACGCGAAGACCGCGGCGAGTGCGGACGACTCCGATGTTTCACGTGAAACATCGCCCGCGTCCACCGCCAACGGCACCACCACCGCCGTCTACGGGAGCGGAGCCGAGGCCACCGACCCCCGGCGCGCGGCGCAGCTCGCCCGCCAGAGCGCCGCCCGGCGCACCGCGCGGGAGAAGCAGGCGCGCGACGCGGACCCGGACCGCGCGGGCCTGCGCCGGTCCGTACTCGCCGAGGCGGGTGTGGCCGTGGTCCTGCTGGCCGTCACCACGATCCTCACGAGCACGGAGCCCGGACGCGCCGCGGAGCTGGAGGCCAGCCGCGGCTCCAACGCCGCCGCCGTTCCCGATCGCGCGGTCAAGATCACGCTGCCCTTCGACACCGGCGGTCAGAACGGCAAGGGCCTGATCCGGCTCCAGCTGGATCCGGGCCGGGTCGGCGCGAACAACCTCCACGTGTGGGCCGAGACCCCTGACGGGAGTCCCTTCGACCTCCCCGAGATCAAGATCTCGTTCACCCTGGAGGCGAAGGAGATCGGCCCGCTCCCGGTCGTGCCCGAGTACGCCACTCGCGGGCACTGGACCGCGTCGGGCGTCCAGCTCCCGCTGTCCGGCGACTGGCGGATCGATGTGACCGTCCGCACCTCCGACATCGACCAGACGACCGTCCAGAAGAACGTGAAGATCGGCTGACCAGCGTGACCCAGAACAACGAGACCACCGACACCGCCGGGAGCCCCACGGGCCACCCCCGCGTCGAGATCTCCCGGCGCCGGCTGCTCGGCACCGTCGGTGCCGCGGGCGCCACCGGGCTCGCCCTCGGCGCCACCGGCGGCGCCCTGGTGCACTCCGCGGTGTCCGGCTCCGGGACGCCCGGTTCCGCCGGTGCCCCGGCCGGCATCGGCGCCACACGGGTCGCCTTCCACGGGGAGCACCAGGGCGGGATCACCACGCCCCTCCAGGCCAAGGGCCACGTCCTCGCCTTCGACCTGGCGCCCGGTGCGGGACGGACCGAGGCCGCCGCCCTGATGCGCCGCTGGTCCGACACGGCCCGGCGGCTCACGGCCGGCGAGACCGCGCCGGTCGCCGACAGCGGGATCGCCCTCGATGCCGGGCCGTCGTCCCTCACCGTCACCTTCGGGTTCGGCCACTCCTTCTTCGAACGCACCGGACTCACCGCCCGCCGTCCCGCGGCCCTCGACCCGCTGCCGGATTTCTCCTCCGACCGGCTGGACCCCCAGCGCAGCAACGGCGACCTGTGGGTCCAGATCGGCTCCGACGACGCTTTGGTCGCCTTCCACGCGCTGCGCGCCCTGCAGAAGGACGCCGGGGAGGCGGCGAAGCTCCGCTGGCAGATGAACGGCTTCAACAGGTCTCCCGGTGCCACCGCCGCTCCCGTCACCGCCCGCAACCTCATGGGGCAGGTCGACGGCACCAACAACCCGAAGCCCGCCGAAGCCGACTTCGACAAGCGGATCTTCGTCCCGGGCACGGTGCCCCCGGAGCACGCCTGGATGGTCGGGGGCTCGTACGCCGTCGTCCGCCGCATCCGCATGCTCCTCGACCACTGGGACCAGCAGTCGCTCGCCCAGCAGGAGCAGGTCATCGGCCGTACGAAGGCCACCGGCGCCCCGCTGACCGGCGGTGACGAGACCACCGCCATGGCCCTCGACAGGATCGGCGCCGACGGCAAGCCGGTCATCCCCTCCAACGCCCACGCCCGGATCTCCGCGCCCGCGCAGAACGGCGGGGCCGCCATGCTCCGGCGCCCCTTCTCCTTCCACGACGGGATCTCGGGCGACGGAACCCCCGACGCGGGGCTCCTCTTCATCTGCTGGCAGGCCGATCCGGCGCGCGGTTTCGTCCCCGTCCAGCGCAAGCTCGACCGCGGCGACGCCCTGTCGGAATTCATCCGGCACGAGTCCAGCGGCCTGTACGCGGTGCCGCCCGGTGCGCGGGCCGGGGAGTACGTGGGGCAGCGGCTGCTCGAAGGATGAACAGCTCAGGTGGCCTCAGGGCCCCGGCATTAGGCTGATCGCATGTCGGCCACCCGCTTCACCTATCTCGGTCCCGAGGGCACGTTCACCGAAGCCGCCCTCCGCACACTGCCCGAAGCCGCCACCCGGGAGCTCGTCCCGATGGTCTCGGTCCCGGCCGCCCTGGATGCCGTGCGCAACGGCGAGGCCGCGGCCGCCCTGGTCCCGATCGAGAACTCGGTGGAGGGCGGGGTCACCTCCACCCTCGACGAGCTGGCTTCCGGCGTACCGCTGATGATCTACCGCGAGGTACTGCTGCCGATCGCGTTCGCGCTGCTGGTGCGGCCCGGGACCGCGCTGTCGGATGTCAAGACCGTCACCGGGCACCCGGTCGCGCAGCCGCAGGTACGCAACTGGCTGCGGGCGAACCTGCCCGACGCCTTGTGGGAGTCGGCCGCCTCCAACGCCGACGGGGCCCGGCTGGTCCAGGAGGGCCGCTTCGACGCCGCGTTCGCGGGCGAGTTCGCGGCCGCCACCTACGGGCTGGTCCCGCTGGTCACCGAGATCCACGACGCGCAGAACGCGGAGACCCGCTTCGTGCTCGTCGGCCGGCCCGCCCGGCCGGCCGCGCCCACCGGGGCCGACAAGACTTCCGTCGTGCTGTGGCTCGGCGACGACCGTCCCGGAGCGCTGCTGGAGCTGCTCCAGGAGTTCGCCGTCCGCGGGGTGAACCTCATGCTGATCCAGTCCCGGCCGACGGGCGAGGGGATCGGCAACTACTGCTTCGCCGTGGACGCCGAGGGACACATCTCCGACCGCCGGGTGGGCGAGGCACTCATGGGCCTCAAGCGCACCTGCCCCCAGGTCCGGTTCCTCGGCTCGTACCCGCGCGCCGGTATCGCTCAGGGTGACGTCCAGGCCGAACGGCCCGGTACCTCGGACGGCGACTTCACGGCGGCCTCGGACTGGCTGACGCGCTGCCTGGACGGGCGTCCGTAACGCTCCGTCCGCTGTCCACAGAGTTATCCACAGGTGCAGATGCAGACCTGGGGACAAGTCGACAGAGCAACATGACAAGGTCGACAAATCGGTCGGGTGGCACAGGTTTCGCGCTGGCGAGCGGGGGGTGAACGGCGTCACCCCCGCATCACCGATCAACCCTTTGGGACGAGCCATTCCCACCCGAATGAGTGTGTGAGGGTGGTTTGAACCCTGATTGAGCCCGCTCGCTCCATAGTCGGGATTGATCTATTCCTGTGTCCACAGATGCGGCGCACAGCCTGTGGATAAGCCGGTACGGCCAGCAATTCCTGTGGACAAGGAAGGCCCCTCCAGCCCTGCTCAGGGGCTGCCCGATCGCTGGGGGTGTGCCCCTTTTCGGGGAATGGGACCGCTTTTATCGACCCTTGCGGAAGCGTCAGTTCCAGCCGCCCGCCGACAGTTTTCCATTCGCGGCAATTGGGACAAAGTGACACGCAGCGTGATATCGGTGCGCTCCCGGGAAGCCCGGCCCGGTAGCCTGGAGGGGTGATTGACCTCCGGCTGCTCCGTGAAGACCCTGACCGTGTCCGCGCCTCGCAGCGCGCCCGTGGAGAGGACGTCGCCCTCGTCGACGCGCTGCTCTCCGCCGACGAGCGCCGCAGGTCCTCCGGTATGCGATTCGACGAACTCCGCAACGAGCAGAAGTCGCTCGGCAAGCTCATCCCCAAGGCCTCTCCGGAGGAGCGGACGGAGCTGCTGAAGAAGGCCGATCAGCTCAAGCAGGACGTCAAGGCAGCCGAGGCCGAGCAGAACGAGGCGGACGAAGCCGCCAAGCAGCTGCTCCTGCGGCTCGGCAACATCGTCCACACCGACGTACCCGTCGGTGGCGAGGAGGACTTCGTCGTCCTCGAGACGCACGGCACCATCCGCGACTTCGGCGCCGAGGGCTTCGAGCCCAAGGACCACCTGGAGCTCGGCGAATCCCTGGGCGCCATCGACGTCGAACGCGGCGCCAAGGTGTCCGGCTCGCGCTTCTACTACCTCACCGGTGTAGGCGCCCTGCTGGAGCTCGCGCTCGTCAACGCGGCCATCGCGCAGGCCACCGAGGCCGGCTTCATCCCGATGCTCACCCCCGCGCTGGTCCGCCCGCGTGCCATGGAGGGCACCGGCTTCCTCGGCCAGGCCGCGGAGAACGTGTACCACCTGGAGAAGGACGACTACTACCTGGTCGGCACCTCCGAGGTCCCGCTCGCCGCGTACCACATGGACGAGATCATCGACGCGGACAAACTGCCGCTGCGCTACGCCGGCTTCTCCCCGTGCTTCCGCCGCGAGGCCGGCACGTACGGCAAGGACACCCGCGGCATCTTCCGCGTCCACCAGTTCGACAAGGTCGAGATGTTCTCCTACGTCGCACCGGAGGAGGCCGAGGCCGAGCACCAGCGGCTCCTGGACTGGGAGAAGCAGTGGCTGACCAGCCTGGAGCTGCCGTTCCAGGTGATCGACGTCGCCACCGGTGACCTGGGCTCCTCCGCCTCCCGCAAGTTCGACTGCGAGGCGTGGATCCCCACCCAGGGCAAGTACCGCGAGCTGACCTCCGCCTCGAACTGCGACGGATTCCAGGCCCGCCGCCTGTCGATCCGCTACCGCGACGGCAAGAAGACCGCGCCCCTGTCCACCCTGAACGGAACGCTGTGCGCCGTGCCGCGCACGATCGTCGCGATCCTGGAGAACCACCAGCAGGCCGACGGTACGGTCCGGGTGCCCCCGGTGCTCCGGCCCTACCTGGGCGGTCGCGAAATCCTGGAGCCGATCACCAAGTGAGCACGGCCCCGTTCCCGTACAAGCTCGTCGCGACCGATCTCGACGGGACGCTGCTGCGCGGCGACGACACCGTCTCGGAACGCACCCGTGAGGCACTCGCCGCCGCCACCGCGGCGGGTGCCGCGCACATCATCGTCACCGGCCGCGCCGTGCCGTGGACCCGGAACGTCCTCGACGACCTCGGCTACGAGGGCATCGCGGTCTGCGGGCAGGGCGCACAGGTCTACGACGCGGGCGCGCACCGGCTGCTGACCTCGGTGACCCTGGACCGGAAGCTGGCCGCGCTGGCACTGGAGAAGATCGAGGCCGAGGTGGGTCCGCTGGCGCTGGCCGCCAGCCGGGACGGAGTCGAGGGCGAGGTGCTCTTCGGCCCCGGCTACCAGGTCCAGGAAGGGCTTCCGGCGCTCTACCTGGAGGACACCTCCGAGGTGTGGACGGCTCCGCTGAACAAGCTGTACATCCAGCACCCCGAGCTGGACGAGGACGCCCTCGTCCAGGTGGCGCAGCAGACCGTGGGCAGTCTGGTCGGCGTCGTCATGGCCGGTCCGGGCATCGTGGAGATCCTGCCGCTGGGGCTGAGCAAGGCCACCGGCCTCTCGCTGGCCGCGCGTCGGCTGGGGGTGAAGGCGGCCGAGACGATCGCCTTCGGCGACATGCCCAACGACATCCCGATGTTCGGCTGGGCCGCACACGGGGTGGCCATGGCCAACGCCCACGTGGAGCTCAAGGCGGTGGCCGACGAGGTGACCACCTCCAACGAGGAGGACGGCATCGCCGTGGTCCTGGAGCGTCTGCTGGGCGCCGCGTAGCCGGAAGCACCGTACAGGGAAGGTCCGGAACGGCCCGCGCCGTGAAGCGCGCTCGAAGTGGCTGTTCCGGACCTTCTTGTTTCTCCCCGCACGGCTCACTCTGCCCCCCGCCGCACGCCTCTTACCAGTGATTTTCCGTGCGGCGGCCGTGGCTTCGGCGGCCGCGGGTGCCTGGGGTGGGGATGACGGGTCAGCGGCCAGGCGAGCAGACCGACGGCGAGCGCGATGGCGTGACCGAGGTCGGTGAAGGTGCCGCCGGTGATGAGCGGAAGCCCGAAGAAGGCCAGGGACCCAGCGAGGTAGAGCCAGCGCCAGGGGCCGTGGAGGCGGTAGGTGAGCACCCCGACGGCGGCCGCCAGGCCGTAGCTGACCCCGATGTCGACGACGTGGACCATGCTGCGCGGGGCGCGGTTGTCCTGGATGGCCATCAGGACCGCCTTCTGGCTGACCAGGGTGGCCGTGATGTGGCCGGTCGCGACGATCACCAGCCAGCGCAGTGTCCCCAGCCAGCGTTCGACGTTGGCGTGGAAGACCTCGAAGAGCACCGCGTACAGGGCGAGCGAGGCCGGATCCACGATCCAGAAGGCGCTGCTGAGCAGTGCCCGTACGGGGTGCCGCGCGAGCTCGTGGATATTGCTGCTGTTGCGGTGGAGCAGGACGTGTTCGAGGTGGTCGGGCACGATCACGACCACGATGCTGGTGACGGCGATGATCAGCAACCAGATGTGCGTGCCGGGCGCGGACCGTATCCAGGACCGTACCGGCCTGGACGGCTCGGGCTCGAGGTGCTCGATCATGCCCCGATGATCCCGCGCGAAGCTGTGCCCCGCCTGGCCGGTGGGCCGGGCGGGGCACTGTTTCACGTGAAACATCCCGTGGGGACACCGTGGCACGGGATCTGCCACGGGGGC carries:
- a CDS encoding YcnI family copper-binding membrane protein; protein product: MKTSRVSFAAALAAGSVLLLSGTAFAHVGVQPGEAAKGGYATINFKVPNERDAASTTQLEVNFPVDQPLSSVMPQDVPGWTVNVEKTKLDKPLTVHGKQINEAVTKVTWSGGKIEPGKFQQFPLSLGKLPDNADKMVFKAIQTYDNGEVVRWIEESKEGAAEPQNPAPVLKLTAAPAAGDDHHDDAKKTDGDKNGAAAGHEGSHDEAAKSGSDTTARALGIAGIVIGLGGVAFGIASRRRTS
- a CDS encoding SCO family protein; this encodes MRTTRVTLAALVTAGALALTACGGETANTGKVTQISESQVKVGSATVLDRPFDKPDVVLTDTTGKPWNLREQTKGKPTLIYFGYTHCPDVCPLTMSNIAVAKKALPKADQDKLQVVFITTDPERDTPESLGAWLKAQDPAFTGLTGDFATIQAAARTLGIGIEAATTDANGNVVSMHGAQVIAFSPKTDEGYLLYGESTTVDDYTKDLPKIVKGANP
- a CDS encoding copper chaperone PCu(A)C, producing MTARTTRALAAALSLTATLAISGCSSDSKDSGTDAVGAKPELTVSGGYMPQPVNAEMAGAFMVIKNGSKTPDKLTGVTSPLSDDLQIHETKDQKMQQVHSMDVPAKGDLKLERGGSHVMFMGLKNTPKVGDKVTVELRFEKSGPIKVELDVKERTYKADNSTAR
- a CDS encoding copper resistance CopC/CopD family protein encodes the protein MTATAPTPSTDRVRATALLPRLTLVLAALLAAFFATATPASAHAALTASDPVDGAVVATAPAQVSLSFSEGVAMNGDSIRVLDPRGKRVDTGELRDLCSGNTIRYGTALRPGLPDGTYTVAWQAISADSHPVSGAFTFSVGAPSETAVSLPSRAAGDGPVAIAYGIARYVAYAGFAVLVGASAFILLCWRRGAAERPMQTLVVRAWVALTVATLAMLMLRTPYTGSGNFADAFDLSGLKSVLETKSGASLVSRLLLLGAAALFITVLFGSYARRHRSAEESEASVSGDAAGFGDAAGSAGSPDGDAKEESDLVFGLGIGGAVVAAGIAATWALSEHASTGIQPAIAMPVDILHLLAVATWLGGLTALLVALHKVPGIEREAIRRFSAVAFTSVVVLAATGTYQSWRQVGSWSALTGTDYGRLLLLKIGLVGVVVAIAYVSRKWTSRLAGSGQDAKTAASADDSDVSRETSPASTANGTTTAVYGSGAEATDPRRAAQLARQSAARRTAREKQARDADPDRAGLRRSVLAEAGVAVVLLAVTTILTSTEPGRAAELEASRGSNAAAVPDRAVKITLPFDTGGQNGKGLIRLQLDPGRVGANNLHVWAETPDGSPFDLPEIKISFTLEAKEIGPLPVVPEYATRGHWTASGVQLPLSGDWRIDVTVRTSDIDQTTVQKNVKIG
- the efeB gene encoding iron uptake transporter deferrochelatase/peroxidase subunit, whose amino-acid sequence is MTQNNETTDTAGSPTGHPRVEISRRRLLGTVGAAGATGLALGATGGALVHSAVSGSGTPGSAGAPAGIGATRVAFHGEHQGGITTPLQAKGHVLAFDLAPGAGRTEAAALMRRWSDTARRLTAGETAPVADSGIALDAGPSSLTVTFGFGHSFFERTGLTARRPAALDPLPDFSSDRLDPQRSNGDLWVQIGSDDALVAFHALRALQKDAGEAAKLRWQMNGFNRSPGATAAPVTARNLMGQVDGTNNPKPAEADFDKRIFVPGTVPPEHAWMVGGSYAVVRRIRMLLDHWDQQSLAQQEQVIGRTKATGAPLTGGDETTAMALDRIGADGKPVIPSNAHARISAPAQNGGAAMLRRPFSFHDGISGDGTPDAGLLFICWQADPARGFVPVQRKLDRGDALSEFIRHESSGLYAVPPGARAGEYVGQRLLEG
- the pheA gene encoding prephenate dehydratase, with amino-acid sequence MSATRFTYLGPEGTFTEAALRTLPEAATRELVPMVSVPAALDAVRNGEAAAALVPIENSVEGGVTSTLDELASGVPLMIYREVLLPIAFALLVRPGTALSDVKTVTGHPVAQPQVRNWLRANLPDALWESAASNADGARLVQEGRFDAAFAGEFAAATYGLVPLVTEIHDAQNAETRFVLVGRPARPAAPTGADKTSVVLWLGDDRPGALLELLQEFAVRGVNLMLIQSRPTGEGIGNYCFAVDAEGHISDRRVGEALMGLKRTCPQVRFLGSYPRAGIAQGDVQAERPGTSDGDFTAASDWLTRCLDGRP
- the serS gene encoding serine--tRNA ligase, with translation MIDLRLLREDPDRVRASQRARGEDVALVDALLSADERRRSSGMRFDELRNEQKSLGKLIPKASPEERTELLKKADQLKQDVKAAEAEQNEADEAAKQLLLRLGNIVHTDVPVGGEEDFVVLETHGTIRDFGAEGFEPKDHLELGESLGAIDVERGAKVSGSRFYYLTGVGALLELALVNAAIAQATEAGFIPMLTPALVRPRAMEGTGFLGQAAENVYHLEKDDYYLVGTSEVPLAAYHMDEIIDADKLPLRYAGFSPCFRREAGTYGKDTRGIFRVHQFDKVEMFSYVAPEEAEAEHQRLLDWEKQWLTSLELPFQVIDVATGDLGSSASRKFDCEAWIPTQGKYRELTSASNCDGFQARRLSIRYRDGKKTAPLSTLNGTLCAVPRTIVAILENHQQADGTVRVPPVLRPYLGGREILEPITK
- a CDS encoding HAD family hydrolase translates to MSTAPFPYKLVATDLDGTLLRGDDTVSERTREALAAATAAGAAHIIVTGRAVPWTRNVLDDLGYEGIAVCGQGAQVYDAGAHRLLTSVTLDRKLAALALEKIEAEVGPLALAASRDGVEGEVLFGPGYQVQEGLPALYLEDTSEVWTAPLNKLYIQHPELDEDALVQVAQQTVGSLVGVVMAGPGIVEILPLGLSKATGLSLAARRLGVKAAETIAFGDMPNDIPMFGWAAHGVAMANAHVELKAVADEVTTSNEEDGIAVVLERLLGAA
- a CDS encoding rhomboid-like protein; this translates as MIEHLEPEPSRPVRSWIRSAPGTHIWLLIIAVTSIVVVIVPDHLEHVLLHRNSSNIHELARHPVRALLSSAFWIVDPASLALYAVLFEVFHANVERWLGTLRWLVIVATGHITATLVSQKAVLMAIQDNRAPRSMVHVVDIGVSYGLAAAVGVLTYRLHGPWRWLYLAGSLAFFGLPLITGGTFTDLGHAIALAVGLLAWPLTRHPHPRHPRPPKPRPPHGKSLVRGVRRGAE